In Anaerolineales bacterium, the following proteins share a genomic window:
- a CDS encoding ABC transporter permease, which yields MSLSLFAKYWRTMLIVGEMNLRQMMTDGFILFTVLFQPIIIALLGLWMLKDKGADAAMFVVVGSGLTGLWSSLLFISGNSINAERWSGTLESLVAIPTPFEVIVIGKNFANVAQSLLSMVLGYFVAAFMFGYSLEIQQPLMFTISVFISVIAFVCFGLIIAPIFVMNPGVRAWQNAMEWPVYVFGGFLFPIALLPGWTTPISYILPPYWAAVALHGTSTAGSPLGETFFAWGMMILFSVIDLFIASRLFKVMLYKARADATLGLE from the coding sequence ATGAGTCTTTCGTTGTTTGCAAAATATTGGCGGACGATGTTGATCGTCGGCGAGATGAATTTGCGCCAGATGATGACGGACGGGTTTATTTTGTTCACCGTTTTGTTTCAGCCGATCATCATTGCGTTGCTTGGGTTGTGGATGCTGAAAGACAAAGGCGCTGACGCGGCGATGTTCGTTGTAGTGGGCAGCGGCTTGACGGGGTTGTGGTCGAGTCTGTTATTTATTTCAGGCAACAGCATCAACGCGGAGAGATGGAGCGGCACGCTTGAATCGCTGGTGGCGATTCCCACGCCGTTTGAAGTGATCGTGATTGGAAAGAATTTTGCCAACGTGGCGCAATCGTTGCTCTCGATGGTGTTGGGATATTTCGTCGCCGCGTTTATGTTCGGCTACTCGCTCGAAATTCAACAACCGTTGATGTTCACGATTTCAGTTTTCATTTCGGTGATCGCTTTCGTGTGCTTTGGTTTGATCATCGCCCCGATCTTTGTGATGAACCCGGGCGTACGCGCCTGGCAGAACGCGATGGAGTGGCCCGTGTATGTGTTCGGCGGATTCCTTTTCCCGATCGCTCTCCTGCCCGGCTGGACGACTCCTATCTCGTACATTCTTCCGCCTTACTGGGCGGCGGTTGCGCTTCACGGGACCTCGACGGCTGGTTCGCCCCTAGGAGAAACGTTCTTCGCTTGGGGCATGATGATCCTATTCTCCGTAATCGACCTGTTCATTGCCTCGCGCTTGTTCAAAGTGATGTTATACAAAGCGCGCGCGGACGCGACGCTTGGCTTGGAATAG
- a CDS encoding ABC transporter ATP-binding protein has translation MNAIEVNHFRRVYTSQIGVIRRMAREVVAVEDISFEIPEGELFGLLGPNGAGKTTTVKMLTTLLIPTAGNASVRGFDVVAQADEVRKRIGFIFGGERGLYWRLSGVDNLRYFASLYSVDPDVTDKRIPYLLDLVGLNGRGDEKVQGYSRGMKQRLHVARTLLHDPDVLFLDEPTLGLDPVGARDFRQVILNLQSQKKTILLTTHYMFEADALCDRIAVINNGKIVALDTPGGLKTHVSDLNVVEVETFGVPQAVIEKLRALPFADALSVEEVGQKQLLLIQTSRGAEAVPDVMSALDGLKVGRVVVREPTLEDAYVRLVGGSS, from the coding sequence ATGAACGCAATCGAAGTCAATCATTTCAGGCGAGTCTACACGTCGCAGATCGGCGTGATCAGACGAATGGCGCGCGAAGTTGTGGCGGTGGAAGATATCTCTTTCGAGATTCCAGAAGGGGAATTGTTTGGGTTGCTTGGACCGAACGGAGCGGGTAAGACGACCACCGTCAAAATGCTGACTACGCTGTTGATTCCCACGGCGGGAAACGCTTCTGTGCGCGGCTTCGACGTGGTCGCGCAGGCTGACGAAGTCCGAAAAAGAATTGGTTTTATCTTCGGCGGCGAACGCGGCTTGTATTGGCGGTTGTCGGGCGTTGACAATCTTCGTTACTTTGCCAGCCTCTACAGCGTTGATCCCGATGTGACGGATAAAAGAATCCCATACTTGCTTGATCTCGTAGGCTTGAACGGACGCGGGGATGAAAAAGTGCAGGGATACTCCCGTGGAATGAAACAACGCCTGCATGTTGCGCGCACGTTGTTGCATGACCCCGATGTGTTGTTCCTCGATGAACCGACGCTTGGGCTCGACCCCGTCGGCGCGCGGGATTTTCGCCAAGTGATTCTCAACCTGCAATCGCAGAAGAAAACAATTCTCCTCACCACTCATTACATGTTCGAAGCCGACGCGCTCTGTGACCGCATTGCTGTAATCAACAACGGGAAGATCGTCGCGCTCGATACGCCGGGCGGACTCAAGACTCACGTCAGCGATTTGAATGTCGTTGAAGTGGAAACGTTCGGCGTTCCTCAAGCCGTCATCGAAAAATTGCGCGCCTTGCCTTTCGCGGACGCGTTGTCGGTCGAGGAGGTGGGACAAAAACAACTACTGTTGATCCAGACGTCCCGTGGCGCGGAAGCGGTTCCCGATGTCATGTCTGCATTAGATGGCTTGAAAGTCGGCAGAGTAGTCGTACGCGAGCCAACGTTGGAAGACGCCTATGTGCGCCTCGTGGGAGGGTCGTCATGA
- a CDS encoding SDR family oxidoreductase, giving the protein MKVQNKVMVVTGGGNGMGREIVLNLLAKGASVAAVDMNESALQETAKLAGDRKDKLATFVLNVTDREAVSALPEKVIARFGAVDGVINNAGIIQPFVRLNDLKFDAIERVLDVNLYGTLYMLKAFLPHLLKRPEAHVANVSSMGGFLPVPGQTVYGASKAAVKLLTEGLYAELLDTKVKVTLVYPGAIGTNIAANSGVAISNGKTAESSSIKMLPPDKAAAIIVDAIENDRYSVLVGSDAKFMDFIYRLNPKGAAGFIYKQMKSLLPS; this is encoded by the coding sequence ATGAAAGTACAGAATAAAGTTATGGTTGTGACGGGCGGCGGGAACGGCATGGGTCGAGAGATCGTGCTAAACCTGCTTGCCAAAGGCGCCAGCGTGGCGGCGGTGGATATGAACGAGTCCGCTTTGCAGGAGACGGCAAAACTTGCCGGCGACCGGAAAGATAAGCTAGCGACATTCGTCCTGAACGTTACCGACCGGGAAGCGGTGTCAGCCCTGCCCGAAAAGGTCATCGCCCGCTTCGGCGCAGTGGACGGCGTTATCAACAACGCTGGCATCATCCAGCCGTTCGTCCGCTTGAACGATCTGAAATTCGACGCCATCGAACGCGTGCTGGATGTGAACTTGTATGGAACGTTGTACATGCTGAAAGCGTTCCTGCCGCATTTGCTCAAGCGCCCCGAGGCGCATGTTGCGAACGTATCCAGCATGGGCGGGTTCCTCCCGGTGCCGGGACAAACCGTCTACGGCGCGAGCAAAGCGGCGGTCAAACTTCTCACCGAGGGTTTATACGCCGAACTTTTAGACACGAAGGTCAAAGTGACTTTGGTTTACCCGGGCGCGATCGGCACCAACATTGCCGCGAACTCCGGTGTGGCGATCTCCAACGGGAAAACAGCCGAATCGTCCTCGATCAAAATGCTGCCTCCCGATAAAGCCGCCGCGATCATCGTGGATGCCATCGAGAACGATCGCTACAGCGTGCTGGTCGGCTCCGACGCCAAATTCATGGACTTCATCTACCGGCTGAACCCCAAAGGCGCGGCGGGCTTCATCTACAAACAAATGAAATCCTTGTTGCCCAGCTAA
- a CDS encoding LysM peptidoglycan-binding domain-containing protein — protein MNFTRLSANLMLAVIVSIFARPQAALAEDALPAPAAQVSAYQLILAMNTLRVSYGLPALIEDPIINAVAQNTAQIMAANSMSWHIGDVRGRIAAAGYGNGGTVWATENFAVSHGGMGIDEIMAVWADPDHMRPAVTPEYCNVGAGVATVGGKTYYVLQAAYVSGQECGSYASTPGSGSASGTSVSPISQLIVPVQIATPDAEGKIYHVVKSGQSFWAIAVAYQVTIQDIETWNNITRDTPLQSGQRLFIPSKNTQGFATPTPRGMVVTQLPDADGRIVHVVQPYQSLTTISEAYRVSVNRILELNGLQADWPLQIEQKLVISPGNITPSPTLSNIQKLTPEADGNYYHIVQSGETLSWIAGLYDVPLSDLMNWNGLGAASVIIPNQKLLLRVTPPATATKTPAPATMTLTPSPSAISTLVTETPTAEVAPVEESSSGSELGLIFGIAVILIGGLLWWWRRTHRIQ, from the coding sequence ATGAATTTCACACGTTTGTCCGCCAATCTTATGCTTGCTGTGATAGTTAGCATCTTTGCGCGCCCCCAAGCCGCGCTGGCGGAGGATGCCCTGCCCGCGCCGGCGGCTCAGGTCAGCGCGTATCAGTTGATCCTCGCAATGAATACATTACGCGTCTCCTACGGACTTCCGGCGCTGATCGAGGACCCCATTATTAACGCGGTCGCGCAAAACACGGCGCAGATCATGGCGGCGAACAGCATGTCGTGGCATATCGGTGATGTACGCGGACGGATCGCCGCGGCGGGATACGGCAATGGCGGAACGGTTTGGGCAACGGAAAATTTTGCCGTCAGCCATGGAGGCATGGGGATTGACGAGATCATGGCGGTCTGGGCGGACCCGGACCACATGCGCCCGGCGGTCACGCCGGAATATTGTAATGTAGGCGCGGGCGTGGCTACCGTCGGCGGAAAAACGTATTACGTCCTGCAAGCCGCGTATGTTTCGGGGCAGGAGTGCGGGAGTTACGCGTCCACGCCGGGGAGTGGATCCGCTTCGGGAACGAGTGTCAGCCCGATTTCCCAGTTGATCGTGCCAGTCCAAATTGCGACGCCCGATGCCGAAGGAAAAATCTATCACGTGGTGAAGTCTGGGCAATCTTTCTGGGCTATCGCGGTCGCGTATCAGGTCACGATTCAGGATATTGAAACCTGGAACAACATCACGCGCGATACGCCTCTGCAATCGGGGCAACGATTATTTATCCCAAGCAAAAACACGCAGGGATTCGCCACACCAACGCCGCGCGGCATGGTGGTGACGCAACTCCCCGATGCGGATGGAAGAATCGTGCATGTTGTCCAGCCGTATCAGTCGCTGACCACGATCTCTGAGGCGTATCGCGTTTCAGTTAATCGGATCTTGGAATTGAATGGGCTTCAAGCGGACTGGCCCCTCCAGATCGAACAAAAACTTGTGATCTCGCCGGGCAACATCACACCCAGCCCGACACTGAGCAATATCCAGAAACTCACTCCTGAAGCGGATGGAAATTATTATCACATCGTCCAGAGCGGAGAAACGCTTTCGTGGATCGCGGGCTTGTATGATGTGCCGCTATCGGACTTGATGAATTGGAACGGATTAGGCGCGGCGTCGGTTATCATCCCGAATCAAAAATTGCTTTTACGCGTCACGCCGCCCGCGACGGCGACCAAGACACCCGCGCCCGCGACGATGACGTTGACGCCGAGTCCTTCTGCAATTTCAACGTTAGTAACAGAAACTCCAACAGCCGAAGTCGCGCCCGTTGAAGAATCTTCGAGCGGGTCTGAATTGGGTTTGATTTTTGGCATTGCCGTTATTTTGATTGGCGGGTTATTGTGGTGGTGGCGGAGGACGCATAGGATACAGTAA
- a CDS encoding Lrp/AsnC family transcriptional regulator has protein sequence MIKNTQETMLDSTDLALLRNLQSDGRLSNVELARKINLSPPAALARMKRLEKEGYLRQYTAIVDREKSGYDLLCFIHISLQMHQVEQVEKFREATRQMPEVLECHHITGEYDYLLKVVLKNSKDLERFLVGKITPIPGVARIHTSLVLTEVKATMALPLE, from the coding sequence ATGATAAAAAATACACAAGAAACCATGCTGGATTCAACAGACCTTGCCCTATTACGGAATTTACAAAGCGACGGTCGTTTAAGCAACGTGGAGCTGGCGCGCAAGATCAACCTCTCCCCGCCTGCCGCGCTCGCGCGCATGAAGCGGCTCGAAAAGGAAGGCTATCTCCGCCAGTACACCGCCATCGTGGATCGTGAAAAGTCCGGCTACGATCTGTTGTGCTTCATCCACATCAGTTTGCAAATGCACCAAGTGGAGCAAGTGGAGAAATTTCGTGAAGCGACGCGTCAAATGCCCGAAGTGTTGGAGTGTCATCACATTACAGGCGAATACGATTACTTACTGAAAGTCGTCTTGAAGAACAGCAAAGACCTGGAGCGTTTCCTCGTGGGCAAGATCACCCCCATCCCCGGCGTGGCGCGGATCCACACCAGCCTGGTTCTCACTGAAGTCAAGGCGACGATGGCTTTGCCGTTGGAATAG
- a CDS encoding tyrosine phenol-lyase produces the protein MINPTPKTMGQQFGRRSWAEPWKIKMVEPLTVTTREERGKALTEAGYNTFLLRSEDVYIDLLTDSGTSAMSDRQWAGMMLGDEAYAGSRNFYHLESAIQNVYGYKYIVPTHQGRGAEHLISQTVIKKGQIVPGNMYFTTTRLHQEMAGGTFYDVIIDEAHDPANQHPFKGNIDLDKVQALIDKHGAENVAYISVAGTVNMAGGQPVSMANIKALRALCNKHGVKVYLDATRMMENAYFIQQREAGYAEKTIAQILKEFCSYTDAAWMSAKKDNLVNIGGWLAINDWEIFEELRNLVVVYEGLHTYGGLAGRDLEALAIGIEESIKDDHIRTRIGQVLYLGELLTDWGIPIVQPVGGHAIFLDAKAFYPHLKQIEFPSQTLAAELYLDSGIRSMERGIASAGRDPKTGDHYYPKLELTRLTIPRRVYTQAHMDVVAESVKAVYDARASTRGLKMVYEPKYLRFFQARFERL, from the coding sequence ATGATCAATCCAACTCCCAAAACAATGGGACAGCAATTCGGACGCCGCTCGTGGGCAGAACCGTGGAAGATCAAGATGGTGGAGCCGCTCACCGTTACCACACGCGAGGAACGCGGCAAAGCGCTGACCGAAGCGGGCTACAACACCTTCCTGCTCAGATCGGAGGATGTGTACATTGACCTGCTGACCGACAGCGGCACCTCGGCCATGAGCGACCGTCAATGGGCGGGCATGATGTTGGGCGACGAAGCCTACGCGGGAAGCCGCAACTTCTATCACCTTGAATCAGCCATCCAAAATGTGTACGGCTACAAGTACATCGTCCCCACCCATCAGGGACGCGGCGCGGAACATCTCATCAGCCAGACTGTCATCAAAAAGGGACAGATCGTCCCTGGCAACATGTATTTCACCACCACGCGCCTGCATCAGGAAATGGCGGGCGGCACGTTCTACGACGTGATCATTGACGAAGCGCACGACCCTGCGAACCAGCATCCCTTCAAAGGCAACATTGATCTCGACAAAGTGCAGGCGTTGATTGACAAACACGGCGCGGAAAACGTCGCCTATATCAGCGTGGCTGGCACGGTCAACATGGCGGGCGGTCAACCTGTTAGCATGGCGAACATCAAAGCCCTGCGCGCGTTGTGCAACAAACATGGCGTCAAGGTCTATCTCGACGCGACCCGCATGATGGAGAACGCCTACTTCATCCAACAACGCGAAGCAGGATACGCCGAGAAAACCATCGCGCAAATTCTCAAAGAGTTTTGCAGTTACACCGACGCGGCATGGATGAGCGCGAAGAAAGACAACCTCGTCAACATCGGCGGCTGGCTGGCGATCAACGATTGGGAAATCTTCGAGGAACTCCGCAACCTTGTTGTCGTGTACGAAGGTTTGCACACCTACGGTGGCTTGGCGGGACGCGACCTTGAAGCCCTTGCCATCGGCATCGAAGAATCGATCAAGGACGATCACATCCGCACGCGCATCGGACAGGTGCTGTACCTCGGTGAACTGCTTACCGATTGGGGCATCCCCATCGTCCAACCCGTCGGTGGACACGCCATCTTCCTCGACGCAAAGGCTTTTTATCCGCACCTCAAGCAAATTGAATTTCCATCTCAAACGCTCGCGGCGGAACTCTACCTCGATTCGGGAATCCGCTCGATGGAACGCGGCATTGCCTCGGCAGGACGCGACCCGAAGACAGGCGATCATTATTACCCGAAACTTGAACTGACTCGCCTCACCATTCCCCGCCGCGTCTATACTCAAGCGCACATGGACGTGGTCGCGGAATCGGTCAAAGCCGTGTACGACGCGCGCGCATCAACCCGCGGCTTGAAGATGGTCTATGAACCGAAATACCTACGCTTCTTCCAAGCAAGGTTTGAAAGGCTGTAG
- a CDS encoding adenosylcobalamin-dependent ribonucleoside-diphosphate reductase, which yields MATNAVTKTEQAKNGLLPTPPMPKGLPKANLTDNARQVLMKRYVRRGDDGKPAESVEEMFWRVAYHVAKVETLWNADIEQRAIEYYHLLSSKKFFPNSPTFTGAGTPLGQLAACFVLPITDDMGRDSAGIFQTLRDAALIQQTGGGNGFSFSRLRPHGAMVQTSAGQATGPVGFLRVYDHAFGEIAQGGTRRGANMAVLRVDHPDVEDFIGCKINENQITNFNISVGITDAFMHAVKNDEEWELRFPDMKEMKRQVFSGTLEQAEAAGIKINSYKKVKARELFDKIVKQAHHNGEPGVLFLDAANRSNPVPHLYPLEATNPCGEQWLGPYENCCLGSVNLNEHCGPDGTVDWDLLRQSVMLATRFLDDVVEANAYVPAVPQLTEAAHNARRIGLGIMGLADLMYHVGVRYGSKEGQEFGAQVMEFVRYHAMMTSVELAKERGAFPAIEGSIYDKKAMKWTAPKTQIKYQNNWGRSPVEWEAVAEGIRKHGIRNAAQTTVAPTGTIATVAGCEGYGCEPVFALAYIRHVNDNGKDLKLAYASPRFDEALKKLGLGEEKRQEIVEQVMREGTCQHITELPQAVRDTFVVSADVTAEEHVRMQAALQAFVDNSLSKTVNFPEGATENDVATAYMLAWELGCKGITVYVTGSRDKVVLETNATAEKKDASTAATPPLSARPELAPTFSADPKKPRPRALTGKTYNVETPVGKAFITINENGGEQPFEAFINTAKAGSETAAVSEAIGRLISYILRMTSTVKPTDRMREIVRQLIGIGGGRSLGFGPNRVRSLPDGIGQVLDTYLREKDGLKTDLDEKKSNGNGNGGHTIEEEVAMTKPMKIGDLCPECGEAAVVNEEGCRKCYACGFSEC from the coding sequence ATGGCTACCAACGCAGTCACGAAAACTGAGCAGGCGAAAAATGGATTGCTTCCCACGCCGCCGATGCCGAAGGGTCTGCCGAAAGCGAATCTCACGGACAACGCGCGGCAGGTGTTGATGAAGCGCTATGTCCGCCGCGGGGATGACGGCAAGCCCGCCGAATCTGTAGAGGAGATGTTTTGGCGCGTGGCGTACCACGTTGCCAAAGTGGAAACGCTGTGGAATGCCGACATCGAACAGCGCGCGATCGAGTACTACCATTTATTATCCAGCAAGAAATTTTTTCCGAACTCCCCGACGTTTACCGGCGCAGGGACGCCGTTGGGTCAGCTGGCGGCGTGTTTCGTGTTGCCGATCACCGACGACATGGGACGCGACAGCGCGGGCATCTTCCAAACGTTGCGCGACGCGGCTTTGATCCAGCAAACAGGCGGCGGGAACGGTTTTTCATTTTCAAGATTACGCCCACACGGGGCGATGGTGCAGACCTCAGCGGGTCAGGCGACGGGACCGGTTGGATTCTTGCGCGTGTACGATCACGCGTTCGGTGAAATTGCTCAGGGCGGGACACGTCGCGGCGCCAACATGGCTGTCTTGCGCGTGGATCATCCCGATGTGGAAGATTTTATTGGGTGCAAGATCAACGAGAACCAAATTACGAACTTCAACATCTCAGTCGGCATCACGGACGCGTTCATGCACGCGGTGAAGAACGACGAGGAATGGGAATTGCGCTTCCCCGATATGAAAGAGATGAAGCGACAAGTATTTAGCGGCACGCTTGAACAAGCCGAAGCCGCGGGAATCAAGATCAATTCATACAAAAAAGTGAAAGCGCGCGAATTGTTCGATAAGATCGTCAAGCAGGCGCATCACAATGGCGAGCCTGGCGTGTTATTCCTCGACGCGGCGAACCGAAGTAATCCCGTCCCGCATTTGTATCCGCTCGAGGCAACGAACCCGTGCGGTGAGCAATGGTTAGGTCCGTACGAAAACTGTTGTCTCGGCTCGGTGAATCTCAACGAGCACTGCGGACCAGACGGAACCGTTGATTGGGATTTGCTACGTCAATCTGTTATGCTTGCGACGCGTTTCCTCGATGATGTGGTTGAAGCGAACGCTTATGTTCCCGCTGTGCCGCAATTGACGGAAGCCGCGCACAACGCGCGCCGCATTGGTTTGGGCATCATGGGTCTCGCGGATTTGATGTATCACGTCGGGGTCCGTTATGGCTCGAAGGAGGGGCAGGAGTTTGGCGCGCAGGTGATGGAGTTCGTCCGTTATCACGCGATGATGACAAGCGTCGAGTTGGCGAAAGAACGCGGCGCGTTCCCTGCCATCGAAGGCAGCATCTATGACAAGAAAGCGATGAAGTGGACAGCGCCGAAGACGCAGATAAAGTATCAGAATAACTGGGGCAGATCCCCTGTTGAGTGGGAAGCGGTGGCGGAGGGAATCCGTAAACATGGAATCCGCAATGCCGCGCAGACCACGGTCGCGCCGACGGGCACCATCGCTACCGTCGCTGGTTGTGAAGGCTATGGATGCGAACCCGTCTTCGCGCTGGCGTACATCCGCCACGTCAACGATAACGGCAAAGATTTGAAACTTGCGTATGCGAGCCCACGCTTCGATGAGGCGTTGAAAAAACTTGGACTGGGCGAAGAGAAACGGCAGGAGATCGTCGAGCAGGTGATGCGTGAGGGCACGTGCCAGCACATCACGGAGTTGCCGCAGGCGGTGCGCGATACGTTTGTCGTTTCGGCAGATGTGACCGCCGAGGAGCATGTGCGCATGCAAGCCGCGTTGCAGGCGTTCGTGGATAATTCGCTTTCGAAGACGGTGAACTTCCCCGAAGGCGCGACAGAGAATGACGTGGCGACCGCGTATATGCTGGCGTGGGAACTCGGATGCAAAGGCATCACGGTGTATGTGACGGGCTCGCGCGATAAAGTGGTCTTGGAGACGAACGCGACGGCGGAGAAGAAAGACGCTTCGACTGCGGCTACGCCTCCGCTCAGCGCGAGACCCGAACTCGCCCCAACATTTTCCGCCGACCCGAAGAAGCCGCGTCCACGCGCGCTGACGGGTAAAACATATAACGTCGAGACGCCCGTCGGCAAGGCGTTCATCACGATCAATGAAAATGGAGGCGAGCAACCGTTCGAGGCGTTCATCAACACGGCGAAGGCTGGCTCTGAAACCGCCGCTGTATCCGAAGCCATCGGCAGACTCATCTCGTACATTTTGCGGATGACTTCAACTGTGAAACCCACCGACCGAATGCGCGAGATCGTGCGTCAACTCATCGGCATCGGCGGCGGTCGCTCGCTGGGATTTGGTCCTAACCGCGTGCGGTCATTGCCTGATGGGATTGGTCAGGTGTTGGACACGTACCTGCGCGAGAAAGACGGACTGAAAACTGATCTCGATGAAAAGAAGTCGAATGGGAACGGCAACGGCGGTCACACCATCGAGGAGGAAGTTGCCATGACGAAACCGATGAAGATCGGCGATCTTTGCCCCGAATGTGGCGAAGCCGCGGTGGTGAATGAGGAGGGATGCCGCAAGTGTTACGCGTGCGGGTTTTCGGAATGTTGA
- the nrdR gene encoding transcriptional regulator NrdR — MLDTSHDNHGGIRRRRECFKCGQRFSTYERPILATPLLIKQDGTREEFDREKLARGVRISCAKRPVSAADIERMIGQVESQLQKMGKSEVSSRAVGDLVMAGLKELDQIAYIRYAIVYLGLDDLKSIRNEINQLLES, encoded by the coding sequence GTGCTAGATACTTCCCATGACAATCACGGAGGAATCCGCCGGCGCCGCGAATGCTTCAAGTGCGGGCAACGTTTCAGTACATATGAACGTCCCATCCTTGCAACGCCTCTTTTGATCAAGCAGGATGGCACACGTGAAGAGTTTGACCGTGAAAAGTTGGCGCGTGGCGTCCGCATCTCTTGTGCGAAGCGACCCGTTTCCGCCGCCGACATCGAGCGCATGATCGGACAAGTCGAATCTCAGTTACAGAAAATGGGCAAATCGGAAGTTTCCTCTCGTGCGGTAGGCGATTTGGTCATGGCTGGCTTGAAGGAACTGGATCAAATTGCATACATCCGCTATGCAATTGTTTATCTCGGTCTCGACGATTTGAAGTCCATTCGCAACGAGATCAATCAATTACTCGAAAGCTAA
- a CDS encoding alpha/beta hydrolase, whose translation MNWHDDMKSTLDLEIPTTAHYVQQGSGVPVILIHGIAASLHDWDDLAPELTRHGYASYALDLLGHGDSPKLDSRSYHADWLFEHFSKWMTSLRLTEPAILIGHSLGGYLALEYARRVPAWTRGLVLVSPFYSRSQLPLLLRRSYGRTGLRHLIVSRTPEWLFRLVVDVTSVAMGHSSGALHSLPEHVREQTALDYMRTAPGVYHIPNEIPDNAQFLSQITFPTLIVWGDRDRTLSPSSFPKLVETMPRAVGKSLRAGHVPHQSNVDEFNPMVLEFLRGL comes from the coding sequence GTGAACTGGCACGACGATATGAAAAGCACGCTTGATCTTGAAATTCCCACAACTGCACATTATGTTCAACAGGGGAGCGGCGTTCCGGTCATTTTGATTCACGGCATCGCCGCATCGCTTCACGATTGGGACGATCTCGCGCCTGAACTCACGCGGCATGGATACGCCTCCTACGCGCTCGACCTGCTCGGTCACGGCGACAGTCCTAAACTCGATTCGCGCTCCTATCACGCAGACTGGCTCTTTGAACATTTTTCAAAGTGGATGACTTCGCTTCGCCTGACGGAACCGGCGATCCTCATCGGACATTCGCTTGGCGGCTACCTTGCGTTGGAGTATGCGCGTCGCGTCCCTGCCTGGACGCGCGGCTTGGTCCTCGTCAGTCCGTTTTATTCGCGCTCCCAACTCCCGCTTCTTCTCCGACGTTCGTATGGTCGCACAGGGCTGCGTCATCTCATCGTGAGCCGGACGCCGGAATGGCTCTTCCGCTTGGTTGTGGATGTAACGAGCGTGGCGATGGGACACAGTTCCGGCGCGTTGCACTCGTTACCGGAACACGTTCGCGAGCAGACCGCGCTCGACTACATGCGTACCGCGCCCGGTGTATATCACATCCCCAACGAAATTCCCGATAACGCTCAGTTCCTGTCGCAAATTACATTTCCAACCTTGATTGTGTGGGGCGACCGCGATAGAACGCTTTCACCTTCCTCCTTTCCGAAACTGGTAGAAACGATGCCGCGCGCCGTCGGAAAATCCCTCCGCGCGGGGCATGTACCGCATCAATCCAATGTAGATGAGTTCAACCCGATGGTGTTGGAGTTTTTGCGGGGATTGTAG